The following coding sequences are from one Thermaerobacter subterraneus DSM 13965 window:
- a CDS encoding Flp family type IVb pilin, which produces MLRLMAWWEGVKFRLRDEAGQGMVEYGLIIALIAVVLIGALVAMQGGLSAIFERVSTTLEKAAQSE; this is translated from the coding sequence ATGCTGCGGCTCATGGCCTGGTGGGAGGGCGTGAAGTTCCGCCTGCGGGATGAGGCGGGACAGGGCATGGTGGAGTACGGGCTGATCATTGCCCTCATTGCGGTGGTCCTGATCGGTGCGCTGGTGGCCATGCAGGGCGGTTTGAGCGCCATCTTTGAACGGGTATCGACAACGCTGGAGAAGGCTGCCCAGTCTGAATAA
- a CDS encoding TadE family protein has translation MELAVLLPVLLLILMGVLDFGRYFYTGLTVRHAAREGARYGAVHPGDDAAIRQRVEAAATGLDAGRLVVQVDPEPAQRRVGEALTVLVRYPFQFITPLAGLVGEEHLLQAAVVVRIE, from the coding sequence GTGGAGCTGGCCGTGTTGTTGCCCGTTCTCTTGCTGATCCTCATGGGGGTTCTGGATTTCGGGCGCTACTTCTACACGGGCCTCACCGTGCGCCATGCCGCGCGGGAGGGCGCCCGCTACGGCGCGGTCCACCCCGGGGACGACGCGGCGATTCGCCAGCGGGTCGAGGCCGCCGCCACCGGCCTCGATGCCGGTCGCCTGGTGGTCCAGGTGGATCCGGAGCCTGCACAGCGGAGGGTGGGGGAGGCTCTGACCGTCCTGGTTCGCTACCCGTTCCAGTTCATCACGCCGCTGGCCGGCCTGGTGGGAGAGGAGCACCTCCTTCAGGCGGCCGTGGTGGTCCGCATCGAGTGA
- a CDS encoding Tad domain-containing protein, giving the protein MRCHRRAGFPGAGDGNRSQQGGVAVLVAISLAVLLGMVGLVVDGGRLYAERTRLQAAADAAALAGAPALPEEPARARNLAEEYLRRNGVDAGGARIQIGPGGRTLRVEATATVPLGLARVLGPEAVPVQAAATAAVAAARAVRGVQPYGVDEQEFLPGRRYTLVLDRPDSPGNFHLLALGGRGADTVRDNIRHGYPGWVREGDELETEPGRNTGAVAAYRERLEADPYSTYENFRADSPRVVIVPVIRGFDAATGRDRVTVTGFAAFFLEEAREAEGQVVGRFIRLWVEGEAGGDPEGAGVRVVRLVD; this is encoded by the coding sequence ATGAGATGTCATCGTCGAGCGGGCTTCCCCGGGGCCGGCGACGGGAACCGTTCCCAGCAGGGCGGCGTGGCGGTCCTGGTGGCCATTAGCCTGGCGGTCCTCCTGGGGATGGTCGGCCTGGTCGTGGACGGAGGCCGCCTCTATGCCGAGCGGACCCGCCTGCAGGCGGCCGCCGACGCCGCCGCCCTGGCGGGGGCTCCCGCCCTGCCGGAGGAACCGGCCCGGGCCCGGAACCTGGCGGAGGAGTACCTCCGCCGCAACGGGGTCGATGCGGGCGGCGCCCGGATCCAGATCGGGCCCGGCGGCCGCACCTTGCGGGTGGAGGCGACGGCCACGGTTCCTCTCGGCCTGGCCCGGGTCCTGGGTCCCGAGGCCGTGCCCGTGCAGGCGGCCGCCACGGCGGCAGTGGCCGCCGCCCGGGCGGTGCGGGGGGTGCAGCCCTACGGTGTGGACGAGCAGGAGTTCCTGCCCGGCCGCCGGTACACCCTGGTGCTCGACCGCCCGGACTCCCCCGGCAACTTTCACCTGCTGGCGCTGGGGGGCCGCGGTGCCGACACGGTACGGGACAACATCCGCCACGGTTACCCCGGCTGGGTGCGGGAGGGCGATGAGCTCGAGACCGAACCCGGGCGCAATACGGGTGCCGTGGCCGCCTACCGGGAACGCCTGGAGGCCGACCCCTACAGCACCTACGAAAACTTCCGCGCCGACTCGCCGCGGGTGGTGATCGTTCCCGTGATTCGCGGGTTCGACGCCGCTACGGGGCGCGACCGGGTCACCGTGACCGGTTTTGCTGCGTTCTTCCTTGAGGAGGCTCGGGAGGCCGAGGGCCAGGTGGTGGGCCGCTTCATCCGCCTGTGGGTGGAGGGTGAGGCCGGGGGCGATCCGGAGGGCGCGGGGGTGCGGGTGGTTCGCCTGGTCGATTAG